The DNA sequence TTCCAAGGTTTCAATGACGATGGCAGTTCTGACTACAACACCAATTTCAATGCATTCAATATGGAGCTGACCTTCAGTTGGGAGTTTGCACCATCAAGTTTCCTGACTGCTGTATGGAAAAACCAAATCTATACAGACGATAATAATGTGGATATTAGCTTTATGGAGAATCTGGACAATACACTTTCGTCCTACCAGCTAAATAGTTTCTCAGTCAAGATGATTTACTTCCTTGACTTTCAGCAAGCGAAAAGAATGATCAAAAAGGGATAAATAAAAAGGGCATTCCTGATTGGAATGCCCTTTTTGGTATCTAGTGTTATTCCGATTATTAGTCAAATAACTCAATCCCAAATCCCATTTGAAGCTGTAAGAATTACAGGCGCTTGATCAGTCACCAAGATAGTTTGCTCATGCTGTGTTACAAAGCCTCCTCTGTTACCTACCAAAGTCCAGCCATCATTTAGTTCAACTGCAATAGTAGATTTGGTTGAAATAAAAGTCTCTACTGCCACTGTTGTGTTTTTTCTAAACCTTTCCCTGTTGGTACGTACCCTATAGTTCAATATATTTTCAGGACTTTCGTGAAGACTTCTACCAACCCCGTGTCCTGCTAAATTTTTAATTACTTTAAACCCTCTCTTTTTAGCCTCAGATTCAATAATATGTCCAATATCTGCAATCTTGACACCTCCTTTTATACTGTAAATGGCTTTCTTCAATATTTTCTTCGAGGCATCAACCAGTGGCTGATGGTTATGAATATCCTCTCCGATTACGAACGAACAACCATTATCAGCCCAAAAGCCATTTAGTTCTGCAGAAACATCAACATTGATTAAGTCACCCTCTTTCAGAATTTTCTTATCAGAAGGAATGCCATGAGCTGCTTCTTCATTGACACTGATACAGGTATAACCGGGAAATTTGTATGTTTCATATGGTGCCGACTTTGCACCATAACTTTTCAAGATTTCACCTCCATACTCATCCAATTCTTTTGTGGACATCCCAACTTTGGCATATTCCCTCATTAACCTTAGTGTTGTACCTACAACCTCACTGACCTCTTGCATTCCTACAAGTTCAAATTCTTTTGATATTGACATATTATGCTATTGATCGTTTATTTATCTCAATTGGAGAGATTCCAATTCAGTTATTTCAACTCCAGTCCCATCCTATTATATTCCATTCATCCGTCTCATCCTTAAAGGTCTTGATTACTTTAAAACCAACCTTCTCATGAGCTTTCATTGACCTTTGGTTACTGTATGAGACCTCTGTTAAACACAGATCATATAAACCCGAAAACACCTCTTTATGTTTCGAATACATTGCTCTAAATACGCCTTTCCCTTTATGTGAATCAGCTACACAAACTTGCCCCATCACGTAATAATTGTATTGACTTAGCTTCTTTCCTTGATAATCTACTATTTCAAAAGTATCAAACATTGGAACCAGTATCGGCACCTTCTCACTTAACTCTTTGACCATAGTCAGTGCATATCCTACTACCTTTCCATCCTCAACAGCAATAACATGTTTTGCCTTGTTATTCATTTCCTTAAGTAACTCTAGGTTATGCATAACTGTCACAAACCCTTTCACCTTCATATCATCACTTGAAATATAATCAAGGTGATTCTGCTTTTGTACCTCAAGTATTTGTAAAAGCTCACTGTCTGAGTCTGCCAACTTTATTTCCATTTTAGATCAAGATTTCGATATAGTAAATGCTTTTAGCGTAAAGGCTTTTCCCTTCCATTTTTTACATTAATGCCATTCTAAAAGAATTAAAACCTTATTATTTAGTCCTCTAAACTAAGAAAGTCAGGTTATTATACAACACACTTGAATTCAAATCCCCTAGTCCTATTCACAGATATCTCCATTCTTTGACATGACATTTCAGACCTGTGTATTCTGGCAATTAAAAGCCTCTCTAATGCTTATTTTTCAATAGAGAGGCTAGTCTAAATCAGGCTTTACAAAGCCTTTCT is a window from the Limibacter armeniacum genome containing:
- the map gene encoding type I methionyl aminopeptidase, with translation MSISKEFELVGMQEVSEVVGTTLRLMREYAKVGMSTKELDEYGGEILKSYGAKSAPYETYKFPGYTCISVNEEAAHGIPSDKKILKEGDLINVDVSAELNGFWADNGCSFVIGEDIHNHQPLVDASKKILKKAIYSIKGGVKIADIGHIIESEAKKRGFKVIKNLAGHGVGRSLHESPENILNYRVRTNRERFRKNTTVAVETFISTKSTIAVELNDGWTLVGNRGGFVTQHEQTILVTDQAPVILTASNGIWD
- a CDS encoding GNAT family N-acetyltransferase; amino-acid sequence: MEIKLADSDSELLQILEVQKQNHLDYISSDDMKVKGFVTVMHNLELLKEMNNKAKHVIAVEDGKVVGYALTMVKELSEKVPILVPMFDTFEIVDYQGKKLSQYNYYVMGQVCVADSHKGKGVFRAMYSKHKEVFSGLYDLCLTEVSYSNQRSMKAHEKVGFKVIKTFKDETDEWNIIGWDWS